The following nucleotide sequence is from Paenibacillus odorifer.
ATGGCATCTAATGTAGAACAACAATTAAAGGCCATTGATTTAAAAGTAGACCGGATAGAAGGGGATGAGCCAGCGGCTGTAGCTCAGGCTATAGATACTTATTACGCTAAAGCAGCCGGCGAACTTCCAAAGTCGGTCATAATTGGTTCTATGGATAGCCCTGAGTACACGCTGCCAGCAGTGAATTGGATCGCACATATGCAGGAACCTCTACTCTATGTAACCAAAGACGAAATTCCTAACTCAACGGTCGAGGCTTTAAAAGAACGTGGAGGTAGTGCAACTATTTATATCCTAGGACCAGAAGACATTGTCTCAGCAGATGTAGAAAAGCAATTAAAAGAATACGGAACAGTTACCCGTATAGCTGGACAAGATGTTTTTAAGAACGCTATAGCTTTTGCAAGTTTTAAGGATGCCAATAACGGATTCGGCTGGGGAATCACTACACCCGGTCATAACCTGTCTTTGTTAACCACGGATTCAACGATGCTCGCTATCGCCGCTGCGCCGTTTTCCCATTTGGGGAAACATGCGCCGCTTATTTTTACAGAAAAAGACGGGCTGCCAGATTCAGTAATGGAGTATATGATGGAGCTTCAACCTAAATTTCAAGATTCACCAGCGGAAGGTCCTTACAATCATGCTTGGATAACTGGAGATAACCTTGCAATAAATGAGCGAGCACAAAGTGAAATTGATGATATGCTAGAAATCTCACCTACTGCAGGAGGCAATCCGCATTCCGGCCACTAACCATAATCACAGGCTGGCATCATTTAGGGATGATGTCGGCTTGTTCTGTATTTTTTTGTATAATGAGAAGAACTAGGTCATAAAGAGGGTGAACGGCTTGAATAAGCTACAGATACTGATCGTAGATGATGAATGGAACATGCGGAATTTATTGCGGATTTATTTAAGTAAAGAAGGGATGTCTACAAAAGAGGCGTCAACGGGTCATGAGGCACTCCAACTGTTGAAACAACACAGCTTTGACCTAATTTTGCTGGATGTGATGATGCCGGATATGGATGGCTGGCAGGTCTGCAAGCTGGTGAGGGAGACAAGCTCTATCCCAATTCTAATGCTAACCGCACGTTCTGAAACCAAGGATAAGGTACGTGGTCTCGGTATAGGAGCAGATGATTATCTTACTAAACCGTGTGAGCCGGAAGAATTAGTGGCTAGGATTTATTCTCTGCTGCGGCGTTCAACACTTACATTTGCCCACCAACCTCAGGATAAGGTGCTCACATACCCTGATTTTAAAATATACCCAGAAGCTAGGGAGGTACATATTCAGGATACATCCATTGAATTCACTCTCAAGGAGTTTGATCTACTGGCGACTTTGGCGCAAAACACTACCCGGGTTTTTACGAGAGAAGAACTGGTGGAACGATTATGGGGGAATAATTATGAGGGGGAGAATCGTGTTATCGACACCCATATTAAGAATATCCGTGAGAAATTGCATAAGGCAGGCCTCTCCTATAATCCAGTTCAAACAGTGTGGGGGTTAGGTTATAAATTTCACGCTCCAGGTAATCTGGTATGAAAAATAACATCATCGGACTTAAGCTTGGTTATATTATAATGTCTGTTTTTTTAGTAGTTTTGCTTGTTCTTGGAATTACTATAGACCGGATGTTTACAAGCTTCTATTACAACGAGATGCAAAAAGAGACGGAGGAACTCACCTCACATTTTATCGGAATGGCGGAATCGCAGGATAGTTCAAATGAGCAGATGATGAGTACCTTTGCAGAATTTTCGGATGTCAGTATCTTTAATATCTCGAAGGATGGCAATGTGATACTCCACTCGGGTGTACATGATCGTTCGGATCGTTCATTCATCCAAGCTTCGGATGTTAGCCGGATTTTCGCTGGGAAAAGTGTTGATTTTGAGTATAAAGATCCTGCTGGACATTCTTATTTTATCATTGGAAAACCAATAATGGAGGGGGATACAACTCAGTCTGTACTTTATGTAATGTCCTCTACAGAGAGTATGAAGCAATCTTTGGCTTCCATCCGGAACCTGCTGCTGATTGCAGGAATAGGGGCTTTTATATTGGCTATAGGGATCACTGGTGTGATCGCCATGATTTTGTCCAGACCTCTGATCAAGATGCAAAAGGCAACCCGGAAAATCGCGGCTGGCGAGCTGGAAACGAGACTTTCTATACGTAGCAACGATGAGATTGGTTTTTTGGCAGAGGCTATAAATGATCTGGCTGTCGATCTGCAACGATACAGGGATACACGTCAGGAATTTCTGGCAAATATCTCACATGAGCTGAGAACGCCCATTACATATTTGGAGGGGTATACCAAGGTAATAAAAGATGGACTTTACGAGACCGAAGGGGAAAGAGATCTATACTTGGATATCATTCATCAGGAAGCACATCGGCTCCAGCATCTTGTGGATGATTTATTTGAACTGGCAAAGATGGAGGAAGGAAAGGTTACTCTTACCCAAGAGTGGATCGATCTCAGTCAGCTAGCGGAACAAGCCGTGCGCAGAGTTGAACTGAAAGCAAAGGAGAAGGGGTTACTGCTGAAGCTTCAGCTTAGCGGAGATGCGTATATGATCCGTGGAGATCAAAAACGTATGGAACAGATTATTATGAACCTTCTGGAAAATGCAATTCGTTATACGGATGAAGGTGAGATTATTGTTCATATGGAATTTGCAGCGGATGCTGCAACTCTAATTGTTGAAGATACAGGAATAGGTATTCCTGAGGAAGAGCTTCCCTATATCTTCGAGCGTTTCTACCGGGTAGAGAAATCACGTTCAAGACAATACGGCGGTTCAGGTCTGGGACTTTCCATTGTTAAAAAGCTGGTGGAATTGCATGGAGGCAAGATTCGAATGATAAGTCAGCCTGGAGCGGGTACTCGTTGCGAGGTGCAACTATTGAATCTATCTAAATCCGAATAAATGTAAGTAAAAAGAGACTTCAGATACAAAATGAGGTCTCTTTTTTGCTTGTTTATAATGTTATTGATTCGACTCAAGCTCTTCAAGTGCCCATTCGCAAAATTGTATAGAGCTCTCCATATCAAGCACACGTTTGCGGATCAGTAAATAACGTCCAAAAGTTGTGGCTTTTAACTCACGAGTCTCACCGCGTTCATCACGCAAGACTTCGTTTGCTTTGAGCAAAACCTTGTATCGCTCCAACTCACTCTTACAAAACTCTGCACGTTTTAGTAATAGGTCCTTGGCTTCTGCCGGGTTGGATAGCCATAAGCTATACAGCTTAAAATGCAGTTCATCCCGCAGCACCGGAGGCTCAGCAGGAGTTTCCACCCATTGCCGCAATTGCTTCAGTCCTGCTTCCGTAATGGAGTATTCTTTTTTATCCGGTTTGTCGGTCTGTTCAATGAGCTTAAAGGTGATATAACCTTGTTGCTCCATGCTCATTAATAGAGGGTAGATTTGACTATGTCCAGCACGCCAGAGCGGCTTGATATTCTGAGTTAATTCATATCCAGACAATGAGTTAGCGCTAAGTAAAGCTAGAAGTCCATAAGACAGTGTATTCATTACTATAAAGCCCTCCAGTTATTATAAATCCGTTTTCATTGAATTTTTCGGGGATATGTCATCATTGACATATTGATCATACGATTATAACATTATTCAAGTCACCTTATATATGTAAAAGTAGACATATAAAAAATAATGAGGAGGGGAAGCATGGAAGAAAATCAAGCAAGCAAAATACATTTTTGGCCGATCATGATTGCCATATTCTTCGGAAATTTCGTCTCTGTCTTAAGTACAACGACGATCAACATTGCTGTTCCTCTTTTAATGGATCATTTCAATACGAGTCTGAACACCATGCAATGGATGGTCACCGGTTTTATGCTGGCGACAGGAGTAACCGCACCACTCGCCGGATATCTCGGAGGAAGATTCAGCTACAAAAGGCTTTATCTTTTCGCCTTGATGGGATTCACCATGTTCTCTTTGCTTTGTGCTTTGGCATGGGATCCAACATCATTAATTGTATTTCGGATGCTTCAGGGTTCGTGTAGCGGTCTCATTATGGCTTGTACGATGACCATCATATTTCAAGTAATACCGGGAGAACGCAGACCGTTTGCTGTAAGCCTCTGGTCGCTATCCGCGATGGTCGCGCCAGCCATAGGTCCGACGTTTAGCGGTTGGCTGCTCCAATATGCCAGCTGGCATTGGTTATTCTTAATTAACATTCCTATTGGAATTATAGCTGTTATTCTAACCCTAACGTTAATCCCATATTATCGAATGAATATTCCGAAGTCATTTGATATTCCTGGTTTCCTCACCGTTGTCCTCGGTAGTTTATCGTTATTAACCGCATTTAGCCAAGGCAACAGCTGGGGATGGACTTCATGGAAAACTTTATCGTTAATCCTTTTGGGGGTTGTGTTGTTAATTTTGTTTGTTTTGCGCGAGCTGAAGGCGGAGGTGCCTCTGCTGAATTTGCGTGTATTCCGTAATCGCCGTTTTACCGCCATGCTTAGTATCTATAGTTTGGTTACGATTGCGATGTATGCCGGAACCTATTTAACCCCTTTGTTCTTACAAACGGTAGAAGGGGCTACAACGCTTAAAACAGGGCTGATTTTATTGCCGTCCTCGATCCTCCTTGCCTTGCTGAGTCCAATCGTAGGTAAGCTGTATCCAAAGTTCGGACCTGTGAAGTTGATTTCTGCGGGTATTTTATTTATATTCATCGGTTTATTCATGCTTAGTCGGCTGCAAACGAACATATCTTATAGCTTTATTATGTGGGCGATGGTCGTTCGTAATCTCGGCATTGGACTAGCCAATGTTCCAAGCAGTACAGCCTCAATGGAGGAAATTCCCGTCGAATGGTCTGGGCATGCTACGTCGATCAACAACTGGGTCCGCAATGTGTTAAGCTCACTTGGGATTGCAGTATTCACTTCCCTGTTGTCGAGTAGATCTTTACTCCACTCTAAAGAGTTGATCAGCTCCGGTGCAAGTAATACAGATTCGATACGTTTACTATCGTTCACGATGGGTGTGAATGATGTTTTTGTGGTAGGTTCCATTATCGTGTTGTTTGGATTTCCGCTGATGTTTTTATTACGCAAGAAGCGTACTGTGGTAACTGTACAAAGCGCGGGATAACCGGTACGAGAAAAAAAGCAGATCAAGGTTTTATCCTTGATCTGCTTTTTGACTTAGATTACGTTATGTTAATAAACTTTAATGCATCATATCGCCCATTCCACCCATACTGCCCACAATTTCCGGATTAATCATCCCAAATATCATCGCTATATGCGCCACGACCAAGAAGCCACTAATTAGCAGAAAATGCAGCTTCATCTTGTGCTCTTCCGATCGTTTACGGGCAATCAGATCAAGATCTAACAAAGCCAGTGGCAATAAGAAGAGTACTCCGCTTAAATAGAAGCCCACGGCTACGATATCAACCCATG
It contains:
- a CDS encoding ArsR family transcriptional regulator — translated: MKKIIPFVAVSLLLSTVITSCQSGNNVPSKVNSHASSATVEPPWIATKNTTRINTSDPIQAAVLVSQTLWTVQTKNNRPSSVVLTDVSNWQIAAVSADLIHHPSNGPVLYTTKDGVPEVTLAELKRLNPIGADGNNGVQVVLVGPMASNVEQQLKAIDLKVDRIEGDEPAAVAQAIDTYYAKAAGELPKSVIIGSMDSPEYTLPAVNWIAHMQEPLLYVTKDEIPNSTVEALKERGGSATIYILGPEDIVSADVEKQLKEYGTVTRIAGQDVFKNAIAFASFKDANNGFGWGITTPGHNLSLLTTDSTMLAIAAAPFSHLGKHAPLIFTEKDGLPDSVMEYMMELQPKFQDSPAEGPYNHAWITGDNLAINERAQSEIDDMLEISPTAGGNPHSGH
- a CDS encoding response regulator transcription factor, with translation MNKLQILIVDDEWNMRNLLRIYLSKEGMSTKEASTGHEALQLLKQHSFDLILLDVMMPDMDGWQVCKLVRETSSIPILMLTARSETKDKVRGLGIGADDYLTKPCEPEELVARIYSLLRRSTLTFAHQPQDKVLTYPDFKIYPEAREVHIQDTSIEFTLKEFDLLATLAQNTTRVFTREELVERLWGNNYEGENRVIDTHIKNIREKLHKAGLSYNPVQTVWGLGYKFHAPGNLV
- a CDS encoding sensor histidine kinase, yielding MKNNIIGLKLGYIIMSVFLVVLLVLGITIDRMFTSFYYNEMQKETEELTSHFIGMAESQDSSNEQMMSTFAEFSDVSIFNISKDGNVILHSGVHDRSDRSFIQASDVSRIFAGKSVDFEYKDPAGHSYFIIGKPIMEGDTTQSVLYVMSSTESMKQSLASIRNLLLIAGIGAFILAIGITGVIAMILSRPLIKMQKATRKIAAGELETRLSIRSNDEIGFLAEAINDLAVDLQRYRDTRQEFLANISHELRTPITYLEGYTKVIKDGLYETEGERDLYLDIIHQEAHRLQHLVDDLFELAKMEEGKVTLTQEWIDLSQLAEQAVRRVELKAKEKGLLLKLQLSGDAYMIRGDQKRMEQIIMNLLENAIRYTDEGEIIVHMEFAADAATLIVEDTGIGIPEEELPYIFERFYRVEKSRSRQYGGSGLGLSIVKKLVELHGGKIRMISQPGAGTRCEVQLLNLSKSE
- a CDS encoding PadR family transcriptional regulator; translated protein: MNTLSYGLLALLSANSLSGYELTQNIKPLWRAGHSQIYPLLMSMEQQGYITFKLIEQTDKPDKKEYSITEAGLKQLRQWVETPAEPPVLRDELHFKLYSLWLSNPAEAKDLLLKRAEFCKSELERYKVLLKANEVLRDERGETRELKATTFGRYLLIRKRVLDMESSIQFCEWALEELESNQ
- a CDS encoding MDR family MFS transporter encodes the protein MEENQASKIHFWPIMIAIFFGNFVSVLSTTTINIAVPLLMDHFNTSLNTMQWMVTGFMLATGVTAPLAGYLGGRFSYKRLYLFALMGFTMFSLLCALAWDPTSLIVFRMLQGSCSGLIMACTMTIIFQVIPGERRPFAVSLWSLSAMVAPAIGPTFSGWLLQYASWHWLFLINIPIGIIAVILTLTLIPYYRMNIPKSFDIPGFLTVVLGSLSLLTAFSQGNSWGWTSWKTLSLILLGVVLLILFVLRELKAEVPLLNLRVFRNRRFTAMLSIYSLVTIAMYAGTYLTPLFLQTVEGATTLKTGLILLPSSILLALLSPIVGKLYPKFGPVKLISAGILFIFIGLFMLSRLQTNISYSFIMWAMVVRNLGIGLANVPSSTASMEEIPVEWSGHATSINNWVRNVLSSLGIAVFTSLLSSRSLLHSKELISSGASNTDSIRLLSFTMGVNDVFVVGSIIVLFGFPLMFLLRKKRTVVTVQSAG